In a single window of the Atlantibacter hermannii genome:
- the dppB_2 gene encoding dipeptide transporter permease DppB: MGRIRPRFQATLELGVCAMIFAVAVGIPVGVLAAVKRGSIFDHTAVGLALTGYSMPIFWWGMMLIMLVSVHWNLTPVSGRVSDMVFLDDSNPLTGFMLIDTAIWGEEGNFIDALAHMILPAIVLGTIPLAVIVRMTRSSMLEVLGEDYIRTARAKGLTRMRVIIVHALRNAMLPVVTVIGLQVGTLLAGAILTETIFSWPGLGRWLIDALQRRDYPVVQGGVLLVATMIILVNLLVDLLYGVVNPRIRHKK, translated from the coding sequence ATGGGAAGAATTCGTCCCCGCTTCCAGGCCACGCTGGAACTGGGTGTTTGCGCCATGATTTTCGCCGTTGCAGTGGGTATTCCGGTTGGGGTGCTGGCGGCGGTGAAACGCGGCTCCATCTTCGATCACACCGCTGTTGGCCTGGCCCTGACCGGCTACTCCATGCCGATTTTCTGGTGGGGCATGATGCTGATTATGCTGGTCTCGGTGCACTGGAACCTGACGCCGGTTTCCGGGCGGGTCAGCGACATGGTGTTCCTTGACGACTCCAATCCATTGACCGGCTTTATGCTGATCGACACCGCGATTTGGGGCGAAGAGGGCAACTTTATTGATGCGCTGGCGCACATGATTTTGCCGGCTATCGTACTTGGCACCATTCCACTGGCGGTTATTGTGCGTATGACGCGTTCCTCAATGCTGGAAGTGCTGGGTGAAGATTACATCCGTACCGCCCGCGCCAAAGGACTGACGCGTATGCGCGTCATCATCGTCCACGCTCTGCGTAACGCGATGCTGCCGGTGGTAACGGTTATCGGTTTGCAGGTCGGCACGCTGCTGGCGGGCGCGATCCTCACCGAAACCATCTTCTCCTGGCCTGGCCTGGGGCGCTGGCTGATTGACGCATTGCAACGCCGTGACTATCCGGTGGTGCAGGGCGGAGTATTGCTGGTGGCGACCATGATTATCCTGGTCAACCTGCTGGTCGATTTGTTGTACGGCGTGGTGAACCCGCGTATTCGGCATAAGAAATAA
- the dppD_2 gene encoding dipeptide ABC transporter ATP-binding protein: MSQRVMIAMAIACRPKLLIADEPTTALDVTIQAQIIELLLELQQKENMALILITHDLALVAEAAHKIIVMYAGQVVEAGDARDIFRAPRHPYTQALLRALPEFAQDKARLASLPGVVPGKYDRPNGCLLNPRCPYATDKCRSVEPDLNTVDHGRQSKCHYPLDDAGRPNYEYA, translated from the coding sequence ATGAGCCAGCGCGTGATGATCGCGATGGCGATTGCCTGTCGTCCGAAGCTGCTTATCGCCGATGAACCGACAACGGCGCTGGACGTGACTATCCAGGCGCAGATCATCGAGCTGCTGCTGGAACTCCAGCAAAAAGAGAACATGGCGCTGATCCTGATCACCCATGACCTGGCGCTGGTGGCGGAAGCCGCGCATAAAATCATCGTGATGTACGCAGGCCAGGTGGTGGAAGCCGGTGATGCGCGGGATATTTTCCGTGCGCCGCGCCATCCGTACACGCAGGCGCTGCTGCGCGCCCTGCCGGAATTCGCGCAGGATAAAGCACGGCTGGCCTCGCTGCCGGGTGTGGTTCCCGGTAAATATGACCGCCCGAACGGCTGTCTGCTGAACCCGCGTTGCCCCTACGCCACCGACAAATGCCGCAGCGTAGAACCCGATTTGAATACCGTTGACCACGGTCGTCAGTCGAAATGCCATTACCCACTCGATGATGCCGGGAGGCCTAACTATGAGTACGCTTGA
- the pgaB_1 gene encoding outer membrane N-deacetylase, with protein sequence MLKHVFRIALLVASWLLITACGNAQKPRFLPPDQRPQLEANRPWPADSFLVLGYHDVEDDAADQRYLAVRTSALNDQFAWLRDHGYHPVSVQQIIDAHNGVRPLPAKAVLLTFDDGYRSFYDRVWPLLQAYKWPALWAPVGSWVDAPPDQKVDFGGLMTARNKFATWDMVRELSKSPLVEIGSHTWNSHYGSQANPQGSQLPAVANRLYDKNTGQYETDAQFTQRIENDVVRITNKLKEVTGKAPRAWVWPYGASSGTSLAIAKKHGYQLAFTLQDGLANTRDLSSIPRVLISGNPNIREFATTLNQVQEVSPKRVMHVDLDYVYDENPVQQKANIDKLIQRVFDMKITHVYLQAFADPTGDGTVKSVYFHNSVLPVREDLFNYMAWQLSTRAGVTVYAWMPVMAVDLAPSIPRVEAWDPKTNRIGASREHYQRVSPWSPQARQQITQLYQDLARYSMFRGILFHDDAMLTDFEDASPVAMDAYHEAGFNGTIGDIRSNPETFQRWTRYKSRYLIDFTRSLTDAVRDIRGPFVKTSRNIYAMPVLEPESEAWFAQNMNDFLSTYDWVAPMAMPLMEGVPLNESNAWLDKLVRTVAKNPNALNKTVFELQARDWTKDENHSEISGAQLAEWMKQLQMSGAKHFGYYPDDFINDKPEMSQVRPAFSSYWYPKND encoded by the coding sequence ATGCTGAAACATGTGTTCCGTATCGCACTGTTAGTGGCGTCCTGGCTACTGATCACCGCCTGTGGAAATGCGCAGAAGCCTCGCTTTCTCCCTCCGGATCAGCGTCCGCAACTGGAGGCGAACCGTCCCTGGCCGGCGGACAGCTTCCTGGTGTTGGGCTACCATGACGTCGAAGATGACGCCGCCGACCAGCGTTACCTTGCGGTACGCACCAGCGCGCTGAACGATCAGTTCGCCTGGCTGCGCGATCACGGGTATCACCCGGTGAGCGTCCAGCAAATTATCGATGCCCACAACGGCGTGCGCCCGTTGCCTGCGAAAGCGGTGCTGCTGACGTTTGATGACGGATACCGCAGCTTCTACGATCGCGTCTGGCCACTGTTGCAGGCGTATAAATGGCCGGCACTGTGGGCGCCCGTGGGAAGCTGGGTCGATGCACCGCCGGATCAAAAAGTGGATTTCGGCGGCCTAATGACGGCACGTAATAAGTTCGCCACCTGGGATATGGTGCGCGAATTAAGCAAGTCGCCGCTGGTGGAAATTGGCTCCCATACCTGGAACTCCCACTACGGCAGCCAGGCTAACCCCCAGGGCAGCCAGTTACCCGCTGTCGCAAACCGGTTGTATGACAAAAACACCGGCCAGTATGAAACCGACGCGCAGTTTACCCAACGCATCGAAAACGATGTGGTGCGTATTACCAATAAGCTGAAAGAAGTCACCGGTAAAGCGCCGCGCGCCTGGGTATGGCCTTATGGTGCCTCCAGCGGAACCTCACTCGCCATTGCGAAAAAACATGGCTACCAGTTGGCGTTTACCCTTCAGGATGGCCTGGCGAATACCCGCGATTTGTCCAGCATTCCTCGCGTGTTGATCTCCGGCAACCCGAATATTCGCGAATTCGCCACTACCCTGAATCAGGTACAGGAAGTCTCGCCGAAACGCGTTATGCATGTGGATCTGGATTACGTGTATGACGAAAACCCCGTTCAGCAGAAGGCCAATATCGACAAGCTGATCCAGCGCGTGTTCGACATGAAAATCACCCATGTCTATTTACAGGCGTTTGCCGATCCCACGGGCGACGGCACGGTGAAATCGGTTTATTTCCACAACAGCGTGCTGCCGGTGCGTGAAGACCTGTTTAACTATATGGCCTGGCAACTCTCAACCCGCGCTGGTGTCACGGTGTATGCCTGGATGCCGGTAATGGCGGTGGATTTGGCCCCGTCCATCCCGCGCGTCGAAGCCTGGGATCCGAAAACCAACCGCATCGGCGCAAGCCGCGAGCATTATCAGCGGGTCTCGCCCTGGAGCCCACAGGCTCGTCAGCAGATCACCCAGCTTTACCAGGATTTGGCGCGCTATTCGATGTTCCGCGGCATCCTGTTTCATGACGACGCCATGTTGACGGACTTTGAAGACGCCAGCCCGGTTGCCATGGACGCTTATCACGAGGCCGGTTTCAACGGCACCATCGGCGATATTCGCAGCAACCCGGAAACTTTCCAGCGCTGGACGCGCTATAAGAGCCGCTATCTGATCGATTTCACCCGTTCGCTGACCGACGCGGTGCGCGATATCCGCGGCCCGTTTGTCAAAACCTCGCGCAACATCTACGCCATGCCGGTTCTGGAACCGGAAAGCGAAGCCTGGTTCGCGCAAAACATGAACGATTTCCTGTCGACCTACGACTGGGTCGCGCCAATGGCAATGCCGCTCATGGAAGGCGTGCCGTTAAATGAAAGTAATGCCTGGCTGGATAAGCTGGTGCGTACGGTCGCAAAAAACCCGAATGCCCTCAACAAGACGGTGTTTGAACTTCAGGCCAGGGACTGGACCAAGGATGAGAATCACTCGGAAATCAGCGGTGCGCAGTTAGCCGAATGGATGAAGCAGCTCCAGATGAGCGGCGCCAAACATTTTGGCTACTACCCTGATGATTTCATTAACGATAAGCCAGAGATGTCGCAAGTCAGACCGGCATTCTCTTCTTACTGGTATCCGAAAAATGATTGA
- the dppF gene encoding dipeptide transporter ATP-binding subunit codes for MSTLEATTQPLLLAIDLKKHYPVKKGLFAQERLVKALDGVSFSLERGKTLAVVGESGCGKSTLGRLLTMIETPTGGELYYQGQDLLKHDPQAQKLRRQKIQIVFQNPYGSLNPRKKVGQILEEPLLINSDLSKEARREKALAMMAKVGLKTEHYDRYPHMFSGGQRQRIAIARGLMLDPDVVIADEPVSALDVSVRAQVLNLMMDLQQDLGLSYVFISHDLSVVEHIADEVMVMYLGRCVEKGTKDEIFNNPRHPYTQALLSATPRLNPDDRRERIKLTGELPSPLNPPPGCAFNARCRRRFGPCTQLQPQLKSYGGQLVACFAVDQDENGEKPLP; via the coding sequence ATGAGTACGCTTGAGGCCACCACGCAACCGCTGTTGCTGGCTATTGATTTAAAGAAACACTATCCGGTGAAAAAAGGGCTGTTCGCCCAGGAGCGGCTGGTGAAAGCGCTCGATGGCGTCTCTTTCAGCCTGGAGCGTGGCAAAACGCTGGCGGTAGTGGGCGAATCCGGCTGTGGTAAATCCACGCTGGGCCGCCTGCTCACCATGATTGAAACGCCGACTGGCGGCGAACTCTATTATCAGGGCCAGGATCTGCTCAAGCACGATCCGCAGGCGCAGAAACTGCGTCGCCAGAAAATCCAGATTGTATTCCAGAACCCGTACGGTTCACTTAACCCGCGTAAGAAAGTGGGGCAAATCCTTGAAGAACCTCTGTTAATCAACAGCGATCTCAGCAAGGAGGCCCGTCGCGAAAAAGCGCTGGCGATGATGGCGAAAGTCGGCCTGAAAACCGAGCATTACGACCGTTATCCGCACATGTTTTCCGGTGGTCAGCGCCAGCGTATCGCTATTGCCCGTGGGCTAATGCTTGACCCGGATGTGGTTATTGCTGACGAACCGGTTTCCGCGCTGGATGTGTCGGTACGCGCCCAGGTACTGAACCTGATGATGGATTTGCAGCAGGATTTGGGGCTGTCCTATGTGTTCATCTCTCACGATTTGTCGGTGGTGGAACACATCGCCGATGAAGTGATGGTGATGTACCTTGGCCGCTGCGTGGAGAAGGGCACCAAAGACGAGATTTTCAATAATCCGCGTCATCCGTACACCCAGGCGCTACTCTCCGCGACGCCGCGCCTGAATCCGGACGACCGCCGCGAGCGCATTAAACTCACCGGCGAGCTGCCGAGCCCGCTTAATCCGCCGCCGGGCTGCGCATTTAACGCGCGCTGCCGCCGCCGCTTCGGTCCCTGCACCCAGTTGCAGCCGCAGTTGAAATCCTACGGCGGGCAGTTAGTCGCCTGCTTCGCGGTGGACCAGGACGAGAACGGAGAAAAGCCGCTGCCGTAA
- a CDS encoding N-acetyltransferase GCN5, which yields MEVAEKITLRIEPFDLNKTYRYEDFCCGVTQLDTFLKQQMPIQQARRILRCYVLVTNETVPEILGFYTLSGASYERTHLSASQQRKLPYKNLPCVLLGRLAIDQRAQGYGFGEKLIFDAIKRTWLTAGVVGIHALFVEAKDDKAVEFYRSLGFIISRQDTRTMFFPCSQFEKLSLSVT from the coding sequence ATGGAAGTGGCAGAAAAAATAACGCTCAGGATCGAGCCATTTGATCTCAATAAAACCTACCGGTATGAAGATTTTTGCTGTGGTGTCACTCAGTTAGACACTTTTCTAAAACAGCAAATGCCCATTCAGCAGGCGCGGCGAATATTGCGCTGCTATGTTCTTGTTACTAATGAAACCGTACCGGAAATTCTGGGTTTTTATACCCTTTCCGGTGCCTCATATGAAAGGACGCATCTCTCTGCCAGCCAGCAGCGAAAACTGCCTTATAAAAATCTGCCCTGCGTTTTGCTGGGCAGGCTGGCGATTGATCAACGGGCGCAGGGCTATGGGTTTGGAGAAAAACTTATTTTTGATGCGATTAAACGAACCTGGCTTACGGCGGGCGTAGTCGGCATCCACGCGTTATTTGTCGAAGCTAAAGATGACAAGGCGGTGGAATTCTATCGCTCGTTGGGGTTCATTATTTCCCGGCAGGATACGCGGACAATGTTTTTCCCGTGTAGCCAGTTTGAAAAACTTTCCTTATCTGTCACGTAA
- the pgaC_1 gene encoding N-glycosyltransferase, with product MIDRIIAFLVLCLVFGIPLGVAVVFTGDMMLNFVFFWPLFMSAIWITGGIYFWYYRERKWPWGKEVPPPVLEGNPLISILIPCYNEGLNARETVQAAMAQRYENIEVIAINDGSSDNTAEVLDQLAVEYPRLRVIHLAENQGKAVALKTGAAAARSDFLVCIDGDALLDRDTAAYLVAPLLQFPRVGAVTGNPRIRTRSTLIGRVQVGEFSSIIGLIKRTQRIYGQVFTVSGVIAAFRRSALAEVGYWSPDMITEDIDISWKLQLRHWSIFFEPRALCWILMPETLKGLWKQRLRWAQGGAEVFLVNMRRLAAWEYRRMWPLYWEFTLSTTWAFAYAMSVVLFLLGFIIPMPPDLKIHSLFPPAFTGLMLGVVCLVQFLVSLLIERRYENGIAGSLFWVIWFPVVYWMLSLFTTLVAFPKVMLKRQRARARWVSPDRGIGRI from the coding sequence ATGATTGATCGCATAATTGCATTTCTCGTTCTCTGCCTGGTATTCGGGATCCCACTCGGTGTAGCGGTGGTCTTTACCGGCGACATGATGCTGAACTTCGTGTTCTTCTGGCCACTGTTTATGTCCGCCATCTGGATCACCGGCGGGATCTACTTCTGGTATTACCGGGAGCGGAAATGGCCATGGGGAAAAGAGGTGCCGCCGCCCGTGCTGGAAGGCAATCCGCTGATTTCCATTTTAATCCCTTGCTATAACGAAGGATTAAACGCGCGGGAAACCGTGCAGGCCGCGATGGCGCAGCGCTATGAAAATATCGAAGTTATCGCCATTAATGACGGTTCTTCGGATAACACCGCAGAGGTGCTGGATCAGCTGGCTGTGGAATATCCACGGCTGCGCGTGATCCATCTGGCGGAAAACCAGGGCAAGGCCGTGGCGCTGAAAACCGGTGCCGCTGCCGCTCGCAGCGACTTCCTGGTGTGTATCGACGGCGATGCGCTGCTGGATCGCGACACCGCCGCCTATCTGGTCGCGCCGCTGTTGCAGTTTCCGCGTGTCGGCGCAGTGACCGGCAACCCGCGCATCCGCACCCGCTCGACGCTGATTGGCCGGGTACAGGTAGGCGAATTCTCCTCCATTATCGGTCTGATTAAGCGTACCCAGCGAATTTACGGCCAGGTCTTTACCGTCTCCGGCGTGATCGCCGCTTTCCGCCGCAGCGCGCTGGCGGAAGTGGGCTACTGGAGCCCGGATATGATCACCGAGGACATTGATATCAGCTGGAAATTGCAGCTTCGCCACTGGTCAATATTCTTTGAACCGCGCGCGCTGTGCTGGATATTAATGCCGGAAACCTTAAAAGGACTGTGGAAGCAGCGTCTGCGCTGGGCGCAGGGCGGCGCGGAAGTTTTCCTGGTGAATATGCGCCGCCTCGCGGCATGGGAATACCGCCGTATGTGGCCGTTGTACTGGGAATTTACCCTGTCCACCACCTGGGCGTTTGCCTATGCCATGAGCGTGGTGCTGTTTTTGCTGGGCTTTATCATCCCGATGCCGCCGGATTTGAAAATCCATAGCCTCTTCCCGCCCGCTTTTACCGGCCTGATGCTGGGCGTGGTCTGCCTGGTGCAGTTCCTGGTGAGTTTGCTGATTGAACGACGCTATGAGAATGGCATCGCCGGTTCGTTATTCTGGGTAATCTGGTTCCCGGTGGTGTACTGGATGCTGAGTTTGTTCACCACCCTTGTCGCATTCCCGAAAGTCATGCTGAAACGCCAGCGCGCCCGCGCGCGCTGGGTAAGTCCTGACCGCGGTATTGGGAGGATATAA
- the dppC gene encoding dipeptide ABC transporter permease: MTQLTENKVVAAPVPMTPLQEFWHYFKRNKGAVVGLVYVVVMIFIAVFANFIAPYNPADQFRDALLAPPAWQDGGSLAHLLGTDDVGRDVLSRLMYGARLSLLVGCLVVVLSLVMGIVLGLIAGYFGGIVDNIIMRVVDIMLALPSLLLALVLVAIFGPSIGNAALALTFVALPHYVRLTRAAVLVEVNRDYVTASRVAGAGAMRQMFINIFPNCLAPLIVQASLGFSNAILDMAALGFLGMGAQPPTPEWGTMLSDVLQFAQSAWWVVTFPGLAILLTVLAFNLMGDGLRDALDPKLKQ, translated from the coding sequence ATGACGCAACTGACTGAAAACAAGGTGGTGGCCGCACCGGTTCCGATGACGCCGCTGCAGGAATTCTGGCACTACTTTAAACGTAACAAAGGTGCTGTGGTGGGACTGGTGTACGTGGTGGTGATGATTTTCATCGCCGTGTTCGCCAACTTTATCGCGCCCTATAACCCGGCGGACCAGTTCCGTGACGCGCTGCTTGCCCCGCCAGCCTGGCAGGATGGCGGCAGCCTGGCGCATCTGCTGGGAACGGATGACGTTGGCCGCGATGTGTTGTCGCGTCTGATGTACGGCGCACGCCTGTCGCTGCTGGTGGGCTGCCTGGTGGTGGTGCTGTCGCTGGTGATGGGTATCGTGCTGGGCCTGATCGCGGGTTATTTTGGCGGCATCGTCGATAACATCATTATGCGCGTAGTCGACATCATGCTGGCGCTGCCAAGCCTGCTGTTGGCGCTGGTGCTGGTGGCGATTTTCGGCCCGTCCATTGGGAACGCCGCACTGGCGTTGACCTTCGTGGCGCTGCCGCACTACGTGCGTTTAACCCGCGCCGCGGTGCTGGTGGAAGTGAACCGCGATTACGTGACCGCTTCCCGCGTGGCGGGCGCTGGCGCGATGCGCCAGATGTTTATCAATATTTTCCCTAACTGCCTTGCGCCGCTGATTGTTCAGGCCTCGCTCGGCTTCTCTAACGCCATTCTCGATATGGCCGCCCTTGGCTTTCTCGGCATGGGTGCGCAACCGCCGACACCGGAGTGGGGCACCATGCTCTCCGACGTGTTGCAGTTCGCACAAAGTGCCTGGTGGGTAGTGACCTTCCCGGGTCTGGCTATCCTGCTGACGGTGCTGGCATTTAACCTGATGGGTGACGGCCTGCGCGATGCGCTCGATCCCAAACTGAAGCAGTAA
- the pgaA_1 gene encoding outer membrane protein PgaA codes for MKKAKDHPRCTGGVEWRARDYLIETALSNRNFNGENKLGARLSGWHDFNDNWRVGGSAERLSQNTPLRAMRNGVTANGGNAFIRWYQNERREYQLSVAPSWFSDGNNRVEYALSGKERMFTRPNFTLDFTPSLSGSVNSKENASYYNPKRDASLTPAVMAEHVMYRNYETVWSQQLEAGVGAYWQKNYDTGLITQVGYGQRLQLNNVFDAGVMLTWDKRPYDGKREQNLGVAFDMNLRF; via the coding sequence TTGAAGAAGGCAAAGGATCACCCGCGATGCACTGGCGGCGTTGAATGGCGCGCCCGCGATTACTTGATTGAGACCGCGCTGTCGAATCGCAACTTTAACGGCGAAAACAAGTTAGGCGCCCGGCTTTCCGGCTGGCACGACTTTAACGATAACTGGCGCGTCGGCGGCTCCGCTGAACGCCTTTCGCAAAATACGCCGCTGCGTGCCATGCGTAATGGCGTTACGGCCAACGGCGGCAACGCCTTTATTCGCTGGTATCAAAATGAACGCCGTGAATATCAACTCAGCGTCGCGCCGAGCTGGTTCTCCGATGGCAACAACCGGGTGGAGTACGCCCTGAGCGGTAAAGAACGCATGTTCACCCGCCCTAACTTCACACTCGATTTCACCCCGAGTTTGTCCGGCAGCGTAAACAGCAAAGAAAACGCGTCTTACTACAACCCGAAACGGGATGCCTCTCTGACCCCAGCGGTCATGGCGGAACATGTTATGTACCGCAATTACGAAACGGTCTGGAGCCAGCAGCTTGAGGCAGGCGTGGGCGCTTACTGGCAGAAAAACTACGACACGGGTTTGATAACCCAGGTCGGATACGGGCAACGGCTTCAACTTAACAATGTCTTCGACGCGGGCGTCATGTTGACCTGGGACAAACGTCCCTACGACGGTAAACGTGAACAAAATCTTGGCGTCGCTTTTGATATGAATTTACGGTTTTAA
- the pgaD_1 gene encoding PGA biosynthesis protein, producing MEHPLIFTEQRLLPKFIDLVLTLVAWLGFGYLIYLGLIKALTENAFLGPRPFESTLVTLALYFIIALVNGLILIMWAKYNQFRFRVERRKRRPALATTELADSFHITPELVTELNKGRVLTVHHNSNGGISYVDVNQGINDNLLPAPALKLPLIPTPLSHTTPVTL from the coding sequence GTGGAACATCCATTAATTTTTACCGAACAACGCCTGTTGCCGAAGTTTATCGATTTGGTTCTTACGCTGGTCGCCTGGCTGGGATTCGGTTATTTGATTTATCTGGGGCTGATAAAAGCGCTGACGGAAAACGCCTTTTTAGGGCCGCGACCGTTTGAATCAACGCTGGTCACGCTGGCACTCTATTTCATTATCGCCCTGGTTAACGGGCTGATCCTGATTATGTGGGCCAAGTACAATCAGTTCCGCTTTCGCGTGGAACGCCGTAAACGCCGCCCGGCGCTGGCGACGACGGAACTGGCAGACAGTTTCCATATTACGCCTGAACTGGTAACGGAGCTTAATAAAGGGCGGGTGCTCACCGTTCATCATAATTCCAATGGCGGCATTTCTTATGTCGATGTGAATCAGGGAATTAACGATAACCTGCTGCCCGCCCCCGCGCTAAAGCTGCCGCTGATCCCCACGCCGCTCAGCCACACTACCCCGGTGACGCTGTAG
- a CDS encoding toxin-antitoxin system protein: protein MNTIKKERFDFRLDEKLKQELEEAAGLLSVPLSVFVTEAIRERAARVINEHRRLQVDEQAWDMIHSLLENPPEPTERLKSIAARFDDEETWKWQKK, encoded by the coding sequence ATGAACACGATTAAAAAAGAGCGCTTTGACTTCCGGCTGGATGAGAAACTTAAACAGGAACTAGAAGAGGCTGCCGGTCTGCTCTCAGTACCCCTTTCGGTTTTTGTGACCGAAGCCATTCGCGAAAGAGCGGCAAGGGTAATCAATGAGCATCGCCGTCTGCAGGTAGATGAACAAGCGTGGGATATGATCCATTCGCTTCTGGAAAATCCACCTGAACCCACCGAACGGCTGAAATCTATTGCGGCCCGTTTTGATGATGAAGAGACATGGAAGTGGCAGAAAAAATAA
- the dppB_1 gene encoding dipeptide transporter permease DppB has product MLQFILRRLGLVIPTFIGITLLTFAFVHMIPGDPVMIMAGERGLSPERHAEMLAALGLDKPLWQQYVNYIWGVMHGDLGISLKSRLPVWEEFVPASRPRWNWVFAP; this is encoded by the coding sequence ATGTTGCAGTTCATCCTTCGACGCCTGGGGTTGGTTATTCCCACCTTTATAGGCATCACCCTACTCACCTTCGCATTCGTCCATATGATCCCTGGCGACCCGGTAATGATTATGGCCGGCGAACGCGGGCTCTCCCCGGAACGTCACGCTGAAATGTTGGCGGCGCTCGGCCTTGATAAGCCGTTGTGGCAGCAGTACGTCAATTACATTTGGGGCGTGATGCACGGTGATTTAGGCATTTCGTTAAAAAGCCGTCTCCCGGTATGGGAAGAATTCGTCCCCGCTTCCAGGCCACGCTGGAACTGGGTGTTTGCGCCATGA
- the dppD_1 gene encoding dipeptide ABC transporter ATP-binding protein, giving the protein MALLNVDKLSVHFGDEGTPFRAVDRVSYSVEQGQVVGIVGESGSGKSVSSLAIMGLIDYPGRVMADSLEFNGQDLKRISERERRNLVGSEVAMIFQDPMTSLNPATPWDSRLWKPLRCIRAATKRHAASGRLTCSIRSASPIRHRDWTFTRTSFPAG; this is encoded by the coding sequence ATGGCGTTATTGAATGTAGATAAATTATCGGTGCACTTCGGCGACGAAGGCACCCCGTTCCGTGCCGTTGACCGTGTCAGTTACAGCGTGGAGCAAGGCCAGGTCGTGGGTATTGTCGGCGAATCCGGTTCCGGTAAGTCAGTGAGCTCGCTGGCGATTATGGGCCTGATTGATTACCCGGGCCGCGTCATGGCGGACAGTCTGGAATTCAACGGTCAGGATTTAAAACGCATATCAGAAAGAGAACGCCGTAATCTGGTGGGCTCTGAAGTGGCAATGATTTTCCAGGACCCGATGACCAGCCTGAACCCTGCTACACCGTGGGATTCCAGATTATGGAAGCCATTAAGGTGCATCAGGGCGGCAACAAAAAGACACGCCGCCAGCGGGCGATTGACCTGCTCAATCAGGTCGGCATCCCCGATCCGGCATCGCGACTGGACGTTTACCCGCACCAGCTTTCCGGCGGGATGA